One window from the genome of Desulforamulus ruminis DSM 2154 encodes:
- a CDS encoding hydrogenase iron-sulfur subunit — protein MSEKEPKIVAFLCNWCSYAGADLAGVGRLQYPPNIRVVRVPCSGRINPLFVISALRSGADAILTSGUHPGDCHYVSGNLVARRKFALMKNLLNYMGVEKDRVNFTWVSASEGARFAEMITGLTGKVKALGPNKGIFQKAE, from the coding sequence ATGAGCGAAAAAGAACCTAAAATAGTCGCGTTTCTATGCAACTGGTGCAGCTACGCGGGAGCAGACCTGGCAGGGGTGGGCCGACTGCAATATCCCCCCAACATCCGGGTGGTGCGGGTCCCCTGCTCGGGACGCATCAACCCGCTGTTTGTGATCAGCGCACTGCGCTCCGGAGCGGATGCCATCCTGACCTCCGGCTGACACCCCGGAGACTGCCACTATGTTAGTGGCAACCTGGTGGCCCGGCGTAAATTTGCACTGATGAAAAACCTGTTAAACTACATGGGCGTGGAAAAAGACCGGGTGAACTTCACCTGGGTATCGGCGTCCGAAGGGGCGCGTTTTGCCGAAATGATCACCGGCCTGACGGGCAAAGTAAAGGCCTTGGGCCCGAACAAGGGCATATTCCAGAAAGCGGAGTGA
- a CDS encoding FAD-dependent oxidoreductase, which translates to MSTTNQIGAVLVVGSGIAGIQASLDLAESGYYVYLVEKKPAIGGTMPMLDKTFPTNDCSMCILSPKLVDCGRHLNIKTLTNSELVKLEGEPGNFKATIRTKARYVDPGKCTGCGSCAEACPVKVDEEFNQGLGKRKAIYKLYAQAFPNAYAIDNNKCLKFKNLNNEKLCGKCLKACQAGAINHHMQDEEMEIEIGSVLLSPGFETFDPSQLGLYKYGELKNVVTSLEFERILSASGPYGGHLVRPSDHKEPQKIAWIQCVGSRNCRIGHGYCSSVCCMYAIKQSVIAKEHADYDLGASIFYMDMRTYGKEFERYYERSKKQYGVNFVRSRVYGLDPGEGDNVIIRYALEDGSVVSEEYDMVVLSVGLEPDRKAVELAKDLGVELNSYNFADVPQLTGVATSRPGIYVAGAFSGPRDIPETVMQASAAAGEVQKLLAEARGSLTQTKEYPAQKDVSGEIVRTGVFVCHCGINIGSVVDVPSVAEYAKTLPGVVYATDKLYACSQDASAQIKEAIEENGLNRIIVASCSPRTHEPMFQETLKEAGLNPHLFEMANIRDHCSWVHQSEPEAATQKAKDLVKMAVSKGALLEPVQPVSLPMNHEALVVGGGVAGMTAALNLADQGYPVHLVEKEVELGGIARRIHHGMSGEDVQAYLKQLIDQITGHPNIKVYTGVEVADVHGFMGNYETQLSNGEAIKHGVAVIATGAAEYKPEEYLYGHNSRVHTLLDVENMLAQGQLKNSNNYVFIQCVGSRDDDRPYCSRICCTKAVKLALKIKEAKPLANIFILYRDIRTYGYFEDLYTEARRKGVIFVRYSTDQKPVVEETATGTKVTFMDHVLNRPVEVYADVIGLASAIVAGDNRGLSKLFKVPLNADGFFLEAHLKLRPVDFGTDGVFMCGLAHGPKNLEENIAQGKAAAGRAATALAKANIEADGKAAFVNKRKCMACGVCVEVCPAKAATLVTDERGTTAAEVNPALCKGCGACASSCRCGAINVKGCSNEQIVAMVQAMSC; encoded by the coding sequence ATGAGTACAACCAATCAAATAGGAGCGGTACTGGTAGTAGGATCGGGGATCGCAGGGATCCAGGCGTCACTGGACCTGGCGGAATCAGGATACTACGTGTACCTGGTAGAAAAGAAACCGGCCATTGGCGGAACCATGCCGATGCTGGACAAAACCTTCCCCACCAACGACTGCTCCATGTGCATCCTGTCTCCCAAACTGGTGGACTGCGGGAGACACCTGAATATCAAAACCCTGACCAACTCCGAACTGGTGAAACTGGAAGGGGAACCGGGGAACTTCAAAGCCACCATCCGAACCAAAGCGCGCTATGTAGACCCGGGGAAATGTACGGGCTGCGGTAGCTGTGCGGAAGCCTGCCCGGTAAAAGTGGACGAAGAATTCAACCAGGGACTGGGGAAAAGAAAAGCGATCTACAAACTATACGCCCAGGCCTTCCCCAATGCCTATGCCATTGACAACAACAAATGCCTGAAATTCAAAAACCTGAACAACGAAAAACTATGCGGCAAATGCCTGAAAGCATGCCAGGCGGGAGCCATCAACCACCATATGCAGGATGAAGAAATGGAAATCGAAATTGGCTCGGTCCTGCTGTCACCGGGCTTTGAAACCTTTGACCCGAGCCAACTGGGACTGTACAAATATGGGGAACTGAAAAACGTAGTGACCTCCCTGGAATTTGAACGGATCTTGAGCGCCTCGGGCCCCTACGGCGGCCACCTGGTGCGTCCCAGCGACCATAAAGAGCCTCAGAAAATCGCCTGGATCCAGTGCGTGGGCTCCCGGAACTGCCGGATCGGGCATGGCTACTGCTCCTCGGTATGCTGTATGTACGCGATCAAACAATCGGTGATCGCGAAAGAACATGCGGACTACGACCTGGGCGCCAGCATCTTCTACATGGACATGAGAACCTACGGGAAAGAATTTGAAAGATACTACGAACGCTCCAAAAAACAATATGGAGTGAACTTTGTGCGGAGCCGAGTCTACGGATTGGATCCTGGAGAAGGGGACAACGTGATCATCCGCTACGCCCTGGAAGACGGCAGCGTAGTGAGCGAAGAATACGACATGGTGGTCCTGTCGGTGGGTCTTGAGCCGGACAGAAAAGCAGTGGAACTGGCCAAGGACCTGGGGGTTGAACTGAACAGCTACAACTTTGCGGACGTACCGCAACTGACGGGCGTAGCCACCAGCCGTCCGGGGATTTACGTGGCAGGCGCCTTCAGCGGCCCCCGGGACATTCCGGAGACCGTAATGCAGGCCAGCGCGGCGGCGGGAGAAGTGCAAAAACTGCTGGCGGAAGCCAGAGGCAGCCTGACCCAGACCAAAGAATACCCGGCGCAAAAAGACGTCAGTGGAGAAATTGTACGGACGGGTGTGTTTGTGTGCCACTGCGGCATCAACATTGGCAGCGTGGTGGACGTACCCTCGGTGGCGGAATATGCCAAAACCCTGCCCGGGGTGGTGTATGCCACCGATAAACTGTATGCCTGCTCCCAGGATGCCAGCGCGCAAATTAAAGAAGCCATCGAAGAAAACGGCCTAAACCGCATCATTGTGGCCTCCTGCAGCCCGCGGACCCACGAACCGATGTTCCAGGAAACCCTGAAAGAAGCGGGATTGAACCCGCACCTTTTTGAGATGGCCAACATCCGGGACCACTGCTCCTGGGTACACCAGAGCGAACCGGAAGCCGCCACCCAAAAGGCCAAAGACCTGGTTAAAATGGCGGTAAGCAAAGGAGCGCTGCTGGAACCGGTGCAGCCGGTGAGCCTGCCCATGAACCACGAAGCGTTGGTGGTGGGCGGAGGCGTGGCGGGAATGACCGCGGCGCTGAACCTGGCGGACCAGGGCTACCCGGTGCACCTGGTGGAAAAAGAAGTGGAACTGGGGGGCATTGCCCGAAGAATTCACCACGGCATGAGCGGTGAAGACGTGCAGGCCTACCTGAAACAACTGATTGACCAGATAACCGGCCATCCAAACATTAAAGTCTATACCGGCGTGGAAGTGGCGGATGTCCACGGCTTCATGGGGAACTACGAAACCCAACTGAGCAACGGAGAAGCCATCAAACACGGGGTGGCCGTCATCGCCACCGGAGCGGCAGAATACAAACCGGAAGAATACCTCTACGGACACAACAGCCGGGTGCACACCCTGCTGGATGTAGAAAACATGCTGGCCCAGGGCCAACTGAAGAACTCCAACAACTACGTCTTCATCCAGTGCGTGGGCAGCCGGGACGACGATCGTCCCTACTGCAGCCGGATCTGCTGCACCAAAGCGGTGAAACTGGCGCTGAAGATCAAAGAAGCCAAACCCTTGGCCAACATCTTCATCCTGTACCGTGATATTCGGACCTACGGCTACTTTGAAGACCTGTACACCGAAGCGCGGCGGAAGGGCGTCATCTTTGTACGCTACAGCACCGACCAAAAACCGGTGGTAGAAGAAACGGCCACGGGAACCAAAGTAACCTTCATGGACCATGTGCTGAACCGGCCGGTGGAAGTTTATGCGGACGTCATTGGACTGGCCAGCGCCATCGTAGCGGGAGACAACCGGGGACTGTCCAAACTGTTTAAAGTGCCGCTGAATGCGGACGGCTTCTTCCTGGAAGCGCACCTGAAACTGCGTCCGGTGGACTTTGGAACCGATGGCGTATTCATGTGCGGGCTGGCCCACGGGCCCAAAAACCTGGAAGAAAACATCGCCCAGGGGAAAGCGGCGGCGGGCCGGGCAGCCACAGCCCTGGCCAAAGCCAACATCGAAGCGGACGGCAAGGCGGCCTTTGTGAACAAACGCAAATGCATGGCCTGCGGCGTGTGCGTGGAAGTATGCCCGGCCAAGGCAGCGACCCTGGTGACGGACGAAAGAGGTACCACGGCGGCGGAAGTCAACCCGGCTTTGTGCAAAGGGTGCGGCGCCTGTGCGTCCTCCTGCCGCTGCGGAGCCATCAACGTGAAAGGCTGCAGCAACGAACAGATTGTGGCTATGGTGCAGGCGATGAGCTGCTAA
- a CDS encoding 4Fe-4S dicluster domain-containing protein translates to MIVSKSEIASLLTQLAKEYRVLAPVNKDGLIEFSVIENGEEACLGFANTKKPGKEILFPQSEELYRYTVSAEGVRMEDGVDATDTIVFGLHPCDVKSLVLLDNVFKNDQYEDIYYLTRRGNTLIVGLGCNEPGSTCFCSNMNSGPFAKEGSDIFLTDIGEAYLVEGVSEKGNALLSKLELKAAGTEAKEAAAKLQREVKADHGVVLEGISEKLAGMFEHPFWESLHEKCIGCGACTYLCPTCHCFDIADEATDCNGCRVRNWDACMFPLFTLHGSGHNPRTGGKARWRQRLMHKFNYFVDRYNATACVGCGRCIKNCPVNLDIRQALADIRALD, encoded by the coding sequence ATGATCGTAAGCAAAAGCGAAATTGCGAGCCTGCTGACCCAACTGGCAAAAGAATACCGGGTGCTGGCCCCGGTGAACAAAGACGGACTGATTGAATTCAGCGTCATAGAAAACGGGGAAGAGGCCTGCCTGGGCTTTGCCAACACCAAAAAGCCGGGCAAAGAAATCCTTTTCCCTCAGTCCGAAGAACTGTATCGCTATACAGTGAGCGCTGAAGGAGTAAGGATGGAAGACGGCGTTGACGCCACGGACACCATTGTATTTGGCCTGCACCCCTGCGACGTCAAATCCCTGGTGCTGCTGGACAACGTATTTAAAAACGACCAGTACGAAGACATCTACTACCTGACCCGGCGGGGGAACACCCTGATTGTGGGACTGGGCTGCAACGAACCGGGAAGCACCTGTTTCTGCAGCAACATGAACAGCGGTCCCTTTGCCAAAGAAGGAAGCGATATCTTCCTGACCGACATTGGGGAAGCCTACCTGGTGGAAGGCGTCAGCGAAAAGGGCAACGCCCTGCTGAGCAAACTGGAACTGAAAGCCGCCGGAACAGAAGCCAAAGAAGCGGCGGCCAAACTGCAGAGGGAAGTGAAAGCGGACCATGGCGTGGTGCTGGAAGGCATCAGCGAAAAACTGGCGGGGATGTTTGAACATCCCTTCTGGGAGAGCCTGCACGAAAAATGCATTGGCTGCGGGGCCTGCACCTACCTGTGTCCCACCTGCCACTGCTTTGACATTGCGGATGAAGCCACCGACTGCAACGGCTGCCGGGTGAGGAACTGGGACGCCTGTATGTTCCCGCTGTTTACCCTGCACGGTTCGGGACACAACCCGAGGACCGGGGGCAAAGCCCGTTGGAGACAGCGGCTAATGCATAAATTCAACTACTTTGTAGACCGGTACAATGCCACCGCCTGCGTTGGCTGCGGTAGGTGCATCAAAAACTGTCCTGTGAACCTGGATATCCGCCAAGCGCTGGCAGACATCCGGGCACTGGACTAG
- a CDS encoding transporter substrate-binding domain-containing protein: MKKNILILLLGILMGSLIFGTMGFALGTEAQISVNFLPTKYFFDGVEKTPPEGQPSFIYNDTTYVPLRFMAESLGQPVRWDGDSGTVFVGTKDSGKQKITVGTDPTFPPFEIQEPNGGLTGFDIDLMKAICQAAGLEVEYKNVSFDGLIPALQAGQVDAVISAMTVTEERKKVLNFSDPYFESGLVIAVRSDDNGRYNLADLKGKAVGVQSGTTASAYAEENSDKVHHFSTLDLALTELESGRLDAVIMDYPMIAQYIHQGNSNIKIVGEKLFPEKYGIATAKENTWLTDKINSGLQTIKENGEYAKIYKKWFGEEPPI; this comes from the coding sequence GTGAAAAAAAATATTCTCATTCTTTTGCTGGGTATTCTAATGGGGTCTTTGATCTTTGGCACAATGGGCTTTGCCTTAGGAACAGAAGCCCAAATTTCGGTAAACTTTCTGCCCACCAAATACTTTTTTGACGGAGTAGAGAAAACGCCGCCGGAAGGCCAGCCAAGCTTTATCTACAACGACACGACCTACGTACCCCTGCGCTTTATGGCGGAATCCCTAGGGCAGCCGGTTCGCTGGGATGGCGACAGCGGTACCGTCTTTGTGGGAACAAAGGACAGCGGCAAGCAGAAAATAACCGTTGGCACCGATCCAACCTTTCCCCCTTTTGAAATTCAGGAACCCAACGGCGGCTTAACAGGTTTTGACATTGACTTGATGAAGGCGATCTGCCAGGCCGCGGGATTGGAAGTGGAATACAAAAATGTTTCCTTTGACGGGCTGATTCCGGCTTTACAAGCCGGGCAAGTTGACGCCGTCATTTCCGCCATGACCGTTACTGAAGAGAGAAAAAAGGTCCTCAATTTTTCCGACCCTTACTTTGAATCCGGTCTGGTGATTGCCGTACGGTCCGACGACAACGGCCGTTACAATTTAGCAGACCTCAAGGGTAAAGCCGTGGGGGTACAATCGGGAACCACGGCCAGCGCTTATGCGGAAGAAAACTCGGACAAGGTTCATCATTTTTCAACATTGGATTTAGCTCTTACAGAACTGGAAAGCGGGCGTCTTGATGCAGTCATTATGGATTATCCCATGATTGCTCAATATATCCATCAGGGAAACTCGAACATTAAAATAGTCGGTGAAAAATTGTTTCCAGAAAAATACGGCATTGCCACTGCCAAAGAAAACACCTGGCTGACGGACAAGATCAATAGCGGCCTGCAGACCATCAAGGAAAACGGGGAATATGCAAAAATCTATAAGAAATGGTTTGGGGAAGAACCTCCCATTTAA
- a CDS encoding MarR family transcriptional regulator, which translates to MNRMDAIYAILIKVFEKGELLSKHLGRNFGDISVSEVHCIEQISRIEEANVTKLSEGMELTRGAVSKLTKKLLQKGVIEKYQKPENKKEIYFKLNDQGKEICLKHHHEHQKLEEGFKKLLARYEDQETLLLFLTDLNEAFKEMMERETENEH; encoded by the coding sequence ATGAACCGTATGGATGCAATATACGCTATCCTGATAAAAGTATTTGAAAAAGGGGAGTTGTTAAGCAAGCATCTGGGCAGAAATTTTGGGGACATCAGTGTTTCGGAAGTCCATTGTATTGAACAGATCAGCAGGATTGAAGAGGCCAATGTGACCAAGCTGTCTGAAGGCATGGAATTAACCCGGGGGGCTGTGAGCAAATTAACTAAAAAACTTTTACAAAAGGGGGTTATAGAGAAATATCAGAAACCGGAGAATAAGAAAGAAATTTATTTTAAATTAAACGATCAAGGGAAAGAAATTTGTTTAAAGCACCATCATGAACATCAAAAGCTGGAAGAAGGGTTCAAGAAGTTATTAGCCCGGTATGAGGATCAAGAGACGCTCTTATTGTTCTTAACGGATTTAAATGAAGCCTTTAAAGAGATGATGGAAAGGGAGACGGAGAATGAACATTGA
- a CDS encoding PH domain-containing protein gives MTYRRLSPVTILLFTITAIKNWLIPLALVFISQVLKKEGDWAYPLYIGAVFLAVVVPFATLKWLRYRYKIVDGQFTVEHGVLVRQKKSIAVQRIQTIDFTEELLHRLFGVVRVQIQTAGGQKPEVVLEAVSREEVNRLKTLLGSGSPIGETPDAGNPIPAGITSPAWKTEEPSYRLSTGRLLLTGLTTNGIGLGLALVTPIYSRLEDFLTAGQLEALFSRVSGAATLLLLMAGAMVTILILSTAMSVFRFAHFTVVRKEDYLIITRGLLERRQVTLPLQRIQSIRVTEELLWQPLGYASIHVNTVGYGHQSGETTLLFPLMHKKEIAAFLQNMAPHLAFDPFINMERLPKTALPGYLLPNAAAFTLLPALAAYFTVWGWLGFILSGYSLMNGFWRHKDAGWRRQDSLLVLCYRHINRHRVLIPINRIQSYTLESTPLQRRKGLTLFEVVVASASGGTSYGIKGMPYPSAMALFQWLNQFYSTKSDKGILDNKG, from the coding sequence ATGACTTATAGACGCTTAAGCCCGGTTACCATTTTGCTGTTTACCATCACCGCCATCAAAAACTGGCTTATTCCCCTGGCGCTGGTCTTTATTTCCCAAGTGCTGAAAAAAGAAGGGGATTGGGCCTATCCGCTGTACATAGGGGCTGTTTTCCTGGCGGTTGTTGTCCCCTTTGCCACCCTTAAATGGCTGCGCTACCGCTATAAAATCGTCGATGGACAGTTTACGGTGGAGCACGGAGTTCTGGTGCGGCAAAAAAAATCCATTGCCGTTCAACGCATTCAAACCATTGATTTTACAGAAGAACTGCTGCATCGACTCTTTGGGGTGGTGCGGGTACAAATTCAAACCGCCGGGGGTCAAAAGCCGGAAGTTGTATTAGAGGCTGTTTCACGGGAGGAAGTCAATCGCTTAAAGACATTGCTGGGTTCCGGCTCTCCTATCGGGGAAACCCCGGACGCCGGAAACCCCATACCGGCAGGAATCACCAGCCCTGCCTGGAAGACAGAAGAACCCTCTTATCGCTTGTCCACCGGCAGGCTGTTATTAACCGGACTAACCACCAACGGCATCGGACTGGGTTTGGCCTTGGTTACCCCGATCTACAGCAGGCTGGAGGATTTCCTCACCGCGGGGCAGTTAGAAGCTTTATTTTCCCGCGTTTCCGGAGCTGCCACCCTATTGCTTCTGATGGCAGGGGCCATGGTAACCATCTTAATTTTATCCACCGCCATGTCCGTGTTCCGCTTTGCCCACTTTACCGTTGTCCGCAAGGAAGATTACTTAATTATTACCCGGGGGTTGCTGGAAAGGCGTCAGGTTACTCTGCCCCTGCAGCGCATCCAGTCCATCCGGGTGACGGAAGAGCTGCTCTGGCAGCCCTTGGGTTATGCCTCCATCCATGTAAATACGGTGGGCTATGGCCATCAGTCCGGTGAAACCACGCTGCTTTTTCCGTTAATGCATAAAAAAGAAATTGCCGCCTTTTTGCAAAATATGGCCCCCCATCTAGCCTTTGACCCATTTATTAATATGGAAAGACTGCCCAAAACCGCTCTTCCGGGGTATCTACTGCCCAATGCCGCAGCTTTTACCCTTTTGCCTGCTTTAGCTGCTTATTTTACTGTCTGGGGCTGGCTGGGCTTCATCCTTAGCGGTTATTCTTTAATGAACGGCTTCTGGCGGCATAAAGACGCGGGCTGGCGCCGTCAGGACTCCCTGCTGGTGCTTTGTTACCGCCATATTAACCGGCACAGGGTGCTGATACCCATCAACCGCATTCAATCCTACACCTTGGAAAGCACGCCCCTGCAGCGCCGGAAGGGCCTGACCCTATTTGAGGTGGTGGTGGCGTCCGCCTCCGGAGGCACATCCTATGGGATTAAAGGAATGCCCTACCCCTCGGCCATGGCCCTTTTCCAATGGCTAAACCAATTTTATTCGACAAAATCAGATAAAGGAATTTTGGATAATAAGGGTTAA
- a CDS encoding PH domain-containing protein: MINCPKNQLDPRAKYVFRWEGAFFSLLGLALTILLIIGHYQWRLPLWLARIAASGTLLCSIYLIGFKPDLLLQRWLYEIKEDEIHLQRGILFHERTVIPMIRVQHVDTKQGPLLRAYKLTSVTFSTAAGSHEIPALSNEAAEQVRDQIAAFAKVSEDDL, translated from the coding sequence ATGATTAATTGCCCCAAGAACCAACTGGACCCCCGGGCCAAATATGTCTTTCGTTGGGAAGGCGCCTTCTTTTCACTGCTAGGACTGGCCTTAACCATCCTGTTAATCATTGGCCATTACCAATGGCGCCTGCCCCTATGGCTGGCAAGGATTGCCGCTAGCGGCACCCTTTTGTGCAGCATCTATTTAATCGGCTTTAAACCGGATTTACTCCTGCAGCGCTGGCTCTATGAAATTAAAGAAGATGAAATTCACTTACAGCGGGGAATTCTTTTTCATGAAAGAACCGTTATTCCCATGATACGGGTGCAGCATGTGGATACCAAGCAGGGGCCTCTTTTACGGGCTTACAAACTGACTTCGGTTACCTTTAGTACAGCGGCGGGATCCCATGAAATCCCCGCCCTGTCCAATGAAGCGGCGGAGCAGGTACGGGATCAAATTGCAGCCTTTGCCAAGGTGTCAGAAGATGACTTATAG
- a CDS encoding FAD/NAD(P)-binding protein: MRNPYLPLPMKLAKNFTETTDKLIHTFTLEFANEQDAENFQYQPGQFAEVMVYGKGEAPFGIASSPTEKGILKFSVAKVGVVSTALHMLEEGAVVGVRGPLGNSYPLEQLKGKSLTIIGGGFAFTTLRSTIQYILNPANRGDYGDLTVIYGARNPGLLLYKDELAEWDARSDINLITTIDREAEGWGGRVGFIPTVTKEVAPKTDYAIICGPPVMIKFTMPVLEECGFTPERIIMSLENRMKCGIGMCGRCNVGSKYVCKDGPVFTKAQLDCLPNEY, encoded by the coding sequence ATGAGAAACCCCTATCTGCCGCTGCCGATGAAACTGGCGAAGAACTTTACCGAAACAACCGACAAACTCATACACACCTTTACCCTGGAATTTGCCAATGAACAAGATGCGGAAAACTTTCAATACCAGCCGGGACAATTTGCGGAAGTGATGGTTTACGGCAAAGGGGAAGCGCCCTTTGGCATTGCGTCCTCTCCCACTGAGAAAGGCATCCTGAAATTCTCGGTGGCCAAAGTGGGCGTAGTCTCCACCGCCCTGCACATGCTGGAAGAAGGAGCCGTGGTGGGTGTGCGGGGGCCCTTGGGGAACAGCTACCCCCTGGAGCAGTTGAAGGGCAAGAGTCTGACCATTATTGGCGGGGGCTTTGCCTTTACCACCCTGCGTTCCACCATCCAATACATCCTGAACCCGGCCAACCGGGGAGATTACGGAGACCTGACGGTGATCTACGGAGCCCGGAACCCGGGGCTGCTGCTGTACAAGGATGAACTGGCGGAGTGGGATGCCCGGAGCGACATCAACCTGATTACCACCATTGACCGGGAGGCGGAAGGCTGGGGAGGCCGAGTGGGCTTTATCCCCACAGTGACCAAGGAAGTGGCGCCCAAGACGGACTACGCCATTATCTGCGGACCGCCGGTGATGATCAAGTTCACCATGCCGGTGTTGGAGGAATGCGGTTTTACGCCGGAACGGATCATTATGAGTTTGGAGAACCGGATGAAGTGCGGTATTGGCATGTGCGGCCGCTGCAATGTGGGCAGCAAGTATGTTTGCAAGGACGGCCCGGTATTTACCAAGGCGCAGTTGGACTGCCTGCCCAATGAGTATTAG
- a CDS encoding cyclase family protein, whose amino-acid sequence MNIDLTYKISKDSVPANIMERIKGLFEMGHLGTHFDVMDKQFPLEYFERKGKIVDVSHVREREITIEDLQQEIAENDFVIFKTGFLKEAGYGTEKYFKGNSPELSDELIDFLLGKKISIIGIDASGIKRGAKHPQADQHCADHQVFVIENLDRLDVLLANAAGKPFTVYCLPLSIEGLSGLPCRVVAKI is encoded by the coding sequence ATGAACATTGATCTAACTTATAAAATCAGTAAAGACAGTGTGCCCGCCAATATAATGGAAAGGATAAAAGGCCTTTTTGAGATGGGTCATCTGGGAACCCACTTTGACGTAATGGATAAGCAATTTCCCTTAGAGTATTTTGAAAGAAAGGGTAAGATCGTGGATGTAAGTCATGTCCGGGAGCGGGAAATTACTATAGAGGATCTGCAACAGGAAATTGCGGAAAATGATTTTGTCATTTTTAAGACCGGTTTTTTAAAAGAAGCGGGCTATGGCACGGAAAAGTATTTTAAAGGGAACTCGCCGGAACTGTCCGACGAACTCATTGATTTTCTGCTGGGGAAGAAGATTAGCATCATCGGCATTGATGCGTCGGGAATTAAAAGAGGCGCTAAACACCCCCAGGCAGATCAGCATTGTGCGGATCATCAGGTTTTTGTAATTGAAAATCTGGATCGTTTAGATGTTCTGCTGGCCAATGCCGCAGGCAAACCCTTTACGGTTTACTGCCTGCCCTTAAGTATTGAAGGGTTAAGCGGACTGCCCTGCCGGGTGGTGGCAAAAATTTAA
- a CDS encoding 4Fe-4S dicluster domain-containing protein: MNISEKIREAAKNLLAEKKVDLVVGFAEGSLPLRSTPYFARTPEQAENLIWSATCENNLANFVRKRGEKVAVVAKGCDVRAIVGLIKEGQINKDNLTILGVPCEGMVDRKQIDQILEGRDLLEVIDTGEELVLKGKGLEKTVAKADVLFGSCQTCQYNTPVIFDQLMGEAVPAKEADYGDIEAFEALSEEERSAFIAKEMQKCIRCYACRQACPMCYCSECFVDCGAPAWIGKSAKSVDDNALFQVVRVLHLAGRCVDCGACERACPMGIKLSILNRKMVKDVKELFGAEAGVNLEDPPALNTHKFEDNEDFML; this comes from the coding sequence ATGAACATAAGCGAAAAGATACGAGAAGCCGCCAAAAACCTGCTGGCAGAAAAAAAAGTCGATCTGGTGGTGGGATTTGCTGAAGGTAGCCTGCCCCTCCGCAGCACCCCATACTTTGCTAGAACCCCGGAACAGGCGGAAAACCTGATATGGAGCGCCACCTGCGAAAACAACCTGGCCAACTTCGTGCGCAAGCGCGGAGAAAAAGTGGCGGTGGTGGCCAAGGGCTGTGACGTGCGGGCCATCGTGGGCCTGATAAAAGAAGGTCAGATCAACAAAGACAACCTGACCATCCTGGGTGTACCTTGCGAAGGCATGGTGGACCGGAAACAAATCGACCAAATCCTGGAGGGACGGGACCTCCTGGAAGTGATTGATACGGGAGAAGAACTGGTGCTGAAGGGGAAGGGCCTGGAAAAGACGGTGGCTAAAGCCGACGTCTTGTTTGGTTCCTGCCAGACCTGCCAATACAACACCCCGGTGATCTTTGACCAACTGATGGGCGAAGCGGTGCCGGCCAAAGAAGCGGACTACGGGGACATCGAAGCCTTTGAAGCCTTAAGCGAAGAAGAAAGATCCGCCTTCATCGCCAAAGAAATGCAAAAATGCATCCGCTGCTACGCCTGCCGCCAGGCCTGTCCCATGTGCTACTGCAGCGAATGCTTTGTGGACTGCGGAGCGCCGGCCTGGATTGGCAAAAGCGCCAAGAGCGTAGACGACAACGCCCTGTTCCAAGTGGTGCGGGTGCTCCATCTGGCGGGACGCTGCGTGGACTGCGGAGCCTGCGAGAGAGCCTGCCCCATGGGCATCAAACTCTCCATCCTGAACCGCAAAATGGTTAAAGACGTCAAAGAACTGTTCGGTGCGGAAGCCGGGGTCAACCTGGAAGACCCGCCGGCCCTGAACACCCACAAATTTGAAGATAATGAAGACTTCATGCTATAG